CCCCGCCGCTGGCAGAGGTTGGCCTACGGTGGCGGTATGTTGCCAGCGATCCGCCGGGCGCCCTGGCTGCTCCTGTTGCTGCCGATGATGCTTTTGGCGCAACTGTTCGTATTGGCTGGTTTACTGCGGCGCTGGCCGGCCCCGCTGGTGCATGCGCACTGGCTGTTTCCGCAGGGGCTGTGTGCAGCGCTGGCGCTGGCCACGTTGCCAGCGGCTTCCCGCCCACTGCTCAAACTCACCTCGCACGGCGGCGATCTGTTTGGTTTACGTGGCCGTCTGTGGGATACCCTGCTGGCATGGGTGCTGCGGCGCAGTTCAGCGCTCGCGGTGGTGAGTACCGCCATGGCTGAGCATGCCCAACAGCGCTTTGCTCTCGCGGAGCTGCCTTGGGTGTGTTCGATGGGCGTGGACACTACCAGCCGTTTTACCCCGCCGGTAGCCGATTTGACGCGCGAGGGTTTGCTGTTTGTCGGCCGCTTGGCAGAGAAGAAGGGGCTGGATACGCTGCTGCATGCACTGGCTCTGCTGCAGCAGCACCATGGGCTGCGCCCCGGACTGGTCATTGTGGGGGATGGCCCCGAGCGCCCGGTGCTGCAGTCTCTGGCGAATCAGCTAGGAGTGAGTGGTCAGCTGCGTTGGCATGGTCGCCGCCCTAACGCGGAGCTGGTGGATTTTTATCGCCGTGCTGCGCTTGTGGTCATGCCCTCACGGGTGGCTAGCGACGGTGATCAGGAAGGGTTGGGGTTGGTGGCAGTGGAGGCCATGGCATGCGGCGCACTGGTACTGGCGAGCGACTTACCTGCGTTACGCGATGTGATTTGCCCCGGAGAGAATGGGTTGACGTTCGCCGCAGGCGATGCGACGGCGCTTGCTTTTGCGTTGCAGCAGGCCCTGGCCTTGCAGCTGAGCTGCCAGGTGCGGCTGCAACAGGCGGCCGTGCAAACGGCCAGCCGCTTTGACTGGACCCGAGTGGCAAATGACTACAAATACTGGCTGTTGGGTGCCCAAAGACAACAAGGACGGCTAGAGGCAGATCGTGATTGAACACATGCACCAACTGCGTCAGCGGCTACGCAGCTGGCTGGCGCCACTGCGGCGTCTACCTCTGCATCCCCAATGGTTGCTTTCCCGCCAAGGGAAGGCGCGGCTCGCCTGGGTGCAGGCCCGCGCGCAAGGGCGCGTGCTGGATGTCGGCTGCGCTGATCAGTCCATGCGCAGTCAGCTTCCCGGGATCACCGAGTATCTTGGGTTGGATTACCCTTCCACCGCCACGGCGCTCTATCGCACCCAGCCAGGCGTTTTTGCTGATGCGGCCTCCTTGCCTTTAGCCGACGGTGTTTTCGACACCGTGCTGCTACTTGATGTGCTTGAGCATCTTGCCGAGCCAGAGGCTGCACTGCGTGAAGCTGGTCGGGTGCTGCGGCCCGGTGGCTCCGTACTGATCACGGTGCCGTTCTGCTACCCGCTACATGATCAACCCCACGATTATCAACGCTGGACCGAGCACGCCCTACGGCGGCGGCTGGCGCAGGCCGGCTTCGAGGTGCTCGAACTGGCCGAAGCCAGTGATGCGCACGCAGCAGCCGGGGTGACGCAGGCACTGACGCTGGGTCAGGCGGCGGTCGAGGCGCTCTCCCGACCAGGTTGGCGGCTGCTGGGCCTGCCTTTGCTGTTGGCTGGCATCGTGCTGGTCAACCTGCAGGCCTGGTGCCTCAGCCGCGTTTGGCCGGTACAGGGTCTGATGCCGGGGGCCTACCATCTGCGCGCCCGCCGCCCGCTTGCCGTGCAGCCGGCTCCGATGCCGGCCAGCACAGCAACCATGCTCTGTAGCTTGGCCGCACCGACCGAGTGCTCGTTCCCTGCCGGGGGGCGCCAATGAGGCTGTTGATGATTGCCTACTACTTCGCGCCCTACAGCCACGTGGCAGGGGTGCGCAGCACCAAGTTCGCCAAGTATTGGGCAGCGGCGGGTTCCGACGTCAGCGTTTATTCAGCGAACCCGGTGTTGTATGGTGAGGCCGTCATCACCGGCCAGGACGACGGCTTGCCGGTTCGTCACATGCATGCACCGCAGCTGGGTTCGGGACGGCTGCTCAACAAGCTGGTCTTTTTTTTGGGTGCCTGCTGGCACCTGCTACGACATGGTCGCGAGCATGATCTGGTGTATGTGTCGGGCGCGCCGTTTTACCCATTTATCTTGGCCGCGCTGTTTGGATGGCGGCTGCCTTTTGTGCTGGATTTCCGGGATTCGTGGAGCATGAATCCCGGTTTTGCCTATGGCCGGGGCAGGGCACGGCCGCTGCGGGCTTGGCTAGCGCGGCAAGTCGAGCGCATATCGATCCGCAGCGCGCATCTGGTTGTGTTCTGCACTCGGGTGCTGCTCGAGGAATATCGCGCCGCCTTCCCCGAGTCTTCGGCGAAGTTTGCGCTGGTGCACAACGGTTTTGATCCCGAAGACATGGCCGGGATCGAGCCAGTGCGCGCATTTGCCGAGAAGACTTTGGTTGTATCTGGCAGTTTTTTGGTTTACATGCCAGATTTTGCAGATCTGATTGCCAAGTTTCTGCGCAACCGGCCGGATTGGCGTTTCTTGTATCTTGGACAAGAAGCATCTAGCGTGGCAAAAACAATCGAGGAATATGGCGTTGCCAAAAACTCCTTGATATTGCCTC
This region of Chitinolyticbacter meiyuanensis genomic DNA includes:
- a CDS encoding class I SAM-dependent methyltransferase, which produces MHQLRQRLRSWLAPLRRLPLHPQWLLSRQGKARLAWVQARAQGRVLDVGCADQSMRSQLPGITEYLGLDYPSTATALYRTQPGVFADAASLPLADGVFDTVLLLDVLEHLAEPEAALREAGRVLRPGGSVLITVPFCYPLHDQPHDYQRWTEHALRRRLAQAGFEVLELAEASDAHAAAGVTQALTLGQAAVEALSRPGWRLLGLPLLLAGIVLVNLQAWCLSRVWPVQGLMPGAYHLRARRPLAVQPAPMPASTATMLCSLAAPTECSFPAGGRQ
- a CDS encoding glycosyltransferase; its protein translation is MIAYYFAPYSHVAGVRSTKFAKYWAAAGSDVSVYSANPVLYGEAVITGQDDGLPVRHMHAPQLGSGRLLNKLVFFLGACWHLLRHGREHDLVYVSGAPFYPFILAALFGWRLPFVLDFRDSWSMNPGFAYGRGRARPLRAWLARQVERISIRSAHLVVFCTRVLLEEYRAAFPESSAKFALVHNGFDPEDMAGIEPVRAFAEKTLVVSGSFLVYMPDFADLIAKFLRNRPDWRFLYLGQEASSVAKTIEEYGVAKNSLILPQMPRRQALAHVAGADLCLLTTGTPNGVGTKFYEYMALRKPIACFVPKNSAIKSEFEGVENVAAFEPPFDVDALFLAEAWFERNLTRHSKNQFDMRTYDRSRQAECLLEIMNGLISSRKCKYQ
- a CDS encoding glycosyltransferase — translated: MNKPRLLVCSSTFPIAPGDSEPPFVYELCQRLAQWFDVLVLVPAPPGLPGGVTRMGRLRVCRYRYAPRRWQRLAYGGGMLPAIRRAPWLLLLLPMMLLAQLFVLAGLLRRWPAPLVHAHWLFPQGLCAALALATLPAASRPLLKLTSHGGDLFGLRGRLWDTLLAWVLRRSSALAVVSTAMAEHAQQRFALAELPWVCSMGVDTTSRFTPPVADLTREGLLFVGRLAEKKGLDTLLHALALLQQHHGLRPGLVIVGDGPERPVLQSLANQLGVSGQLRWHGRRPNAELVDFYRRAALVVMPSRVASDGDQEGLGLVAVEAMACGALVLASDLPALRDVICPGENGLTFAAGDATALAFALQQALALQLSCQVRLQQAAVQTASRFDWTRVANDYKYWLLGAQRQQGRLEADRD